A portion of the Streptomyces sp. YPW6 genome contains these proteins:
- a CDS encoding SDR family NAD(P)-dependent oxidoreductase: protein MTVTEDSPEFAPGIEEFGPGIDPERLAVCLSVLDELDRIEVDHPDAIRVRRATAGIYRTVKQRRRQERRAAKTAHDRAVTEATATGSADRIDDETQGVLPSSSAKAEIAGILQRPRSCYICKTRYVEVDAFYHQLCQSCAQENRARRDARTDLTGRRALLTGGRAKIGMYIALRLLRDGAHTTITTRFPNDAIRRFKAMEDSGEWIHRLKIVGIDLRDPAQVVALADSVAAEGPLDILINNAAQTVRRSPGAYSELVGAESAPLPAGELPAAEVIGTFNSGSVDRVAALPGARKEGLSAQEVTGLALVTGSASPARIAAGTAIDAGGLVPDLHDTNSWIQTVDEVEPIELLEVQLCNSTAPFILISRLRPAMAATAAKHAYVVNVSAMEGVFSRGYKGAGHPHTNMAKAALNMLTRTSAQEMFEKDGILMTAVDTGWITDERPHPDKMRLAEEGFHAPLDLVDGAARVYDPIVRGEGGEPLYGCFLKDYAPANW from the coding sequence ATGACGGTGACAGAGGACAGCCCGGAGTTCGCTCCCGGAATCGAGGAGTTCGGTCCCGGAATCGATCCGGAGCGGCTGGCCGTCTGCCTGAGCGTGCTCGACGAGCTCGACAGGATCGAGGTGGACCACCCGGACGCCATCCGCGTCCGCCGCGCCACCGCCGGGATCTACCGCACCGTGAAGCAGCGTCGCCGTCAGGAGCGCCGCGCCGCGAAGACCGCCCACGACCGGGCCGTCACCGAGGCCACGGCGACCGGCTCGGCCGACCGCATCGACGACGAGACGCAGGGCGTGCTGCCCTCCTCCTCGGCCAAGGCCGAGATCGCGGGCATCCTCCAGCGCCCCAGGTCCTGCTACATCTGCAAGACGCGCTACGTCGAGGTCGACGCGTTCTACCACCAGCTGTGCCAGTCCTGCGCCCAGGAGAACCGTGCCCGCCGCGACGCCCGTACGGACCTGACCGGACGCCGGGCGCTGCTCACCGGCGGCCGGGCGAAGATCGGCATGTACATCGCGCTGCGGCTGCTGCGCGACGGCGCGCACACCACGATCACCACCCGCTTCCCCAACGACGCGATCCGCCGCTTCAAGGCGATGGAGGACAGCGGCGAGTGGATCCACCGGCTGAAGATCGTCGGCATCGACCTCCGCGACCCGGCGCAGGTCGTCGCGCTGGCCGACTCCGTCGCCGCCGAGGGCCCGCTGGACATCCTGATCAACAACGCCGCCCAGACCGTGCGCCGCTCTCCGGGGGCCTACAGCGAACTGGTCGGCGCGGAGTCGGCGCCGCTGCCCGCGGGCGAGCTGCCCGCCGCCGAGGTCATCGGCACCTTCAACAGCGGTTCGGTCGACCGGGTCGCCGCCCTGCCCGGCGCGCGCAAGGAAGGCCTGAGCGCCCAGGAGGTCACCGGCCTCGCCCTGGTCACCGGCTCCGCGTCGCCGGCCCGGATCGCCGCTGGCACCGCGATCGACGCGGGCGGCCTCGTCCCCGACCTGCACGACACCAACAGCTGGATCCAGACGGTCGACGAGGTCGAGCCGATCGAGCTCCTCGAAGTCCAGCTCTGCAACTCCACCGCGCCGTTCATCCTCATCAGCCGGCTGCGCCCGGCGATGGCGGCGACCGCCGCGAAGCACGCGTACGTCGTCAACGTCTCGGCGATGGAGGGCGTCTTCAGCCGTGGCTACAAGGGTGCGGGCCACCCGCACACCAACATGGCCAAGGCCGCGCTCAACATGCTGACGCGCACCAGCGCGCAGGAGATGTTCGAGAAGGACGGCATCCTGATGACCGCCGTGGACACCGGCTGGATCACCGACGAGCGACCGCACCCGGACAAGATGCGCCTCGCCGAGGAGGGCTTCCACGCCCCGCTCGACCTGGTCGACGGCGCTGCCCGGGTCTACGACCCGATCGTGCGCGGTGAGGGCGGCGAGCCCCTCTACGGCTGCTTCCTCAAGGACTACGCCCCGGCGAACTGGTAG